The DNA sequence ACCACAGTCTGAGGTCAGAAAAGGTAATTGGAGAGGAGAAAGGGGGCAGAATCGGGTTGGCTGCCCAATGTGTTATGGGCAAAACCCCCTCTGCTAATGATGGAATTCACACTAATATTTTGTATGAATATATTGTTATCAAATGAGGAACAAATTAAATCACACCCTGTTCCATCCTGCCATGCCCAGGGCAAACCCTGATTTGCCAAAACTCCACCTACTTTCCCATGAAGCCCCATGCGTGTGACTGTCCCTCAAAAAATGGACCATTAGGagttgtgtaaatgtgatagggactttcgATTGAAAACCACTGGCATCCTTTGGCTGCTGTCTCCTAGGTCTCTAGGAATTTTAGGAAAGAGATCCTGAAATGTCTGGCATGTTTTTTTGTCTGTTCCACCCTCCCCCTATGCTTTTCAACCTATGTCCTCAGCTTCCATGTTTCACTTAGAGTGGAGGGGGGCAAATCCTGGAAAATCTTCTGATAACATTTCCATCTGTATCGCTTCTCTGCCTTTTTGCTAAGATTAAGTGTAGAACCTTCTTATGATCCTATGTGAGGAAATGGaaacacctgggggcagatttatcaagggtcgaatttcgagggttaataaaccctcaaattcgaccctcgaagtaaaatccttcgaattcgaatatcgaattcgaaagatttagcgcaaatgcttcgatccaacgatcaaataaaaatcgtttgatctaacgatataatcgttcgaatcgaacgattctaagtgatcgatcgaaggatttttattcgatcaaaaaaagattagaaaagtgctggggaaggtccccataggctaacattgcagctcggtaggtttaaagtggcgaagtatgaagttgaagtattttttaaagagacagtacttcgactatcgaatggtcgaatagtcaaacaatttttacttcgaatcggtcgaatcatttgattcgatcgaatttgacccattcgatggtcgaagtacccaaaaaaatactttgaaattcaaattttttttcattcgaattcttcactcgagcttagtaaatctgccccttggtctttgGGCTACTAAGATCATGTGTAGTCAGATCCGCTTGATCCGATGGAATAGGCCGATGAAGTGGAAGCTTGACCAAAGCGATGCGCAGTGATCCTTTATGGAGAAGTGCTTGATTCACCTTTTTTGGGTCTTGCAAAATACACGTGCTTGCTTAATCTTGCTTCACTTCCCATAACCCCGGCTGCTTGGCTAGGGGGGGAAATCTTCTCTCCACTACtcctttcctcttctttctttttgccgGCCGCCAGCCTGAGCCCCAACAAGGCAATCAATGGCATTGCACTGCTCTCTCCAGCACCCTTTTCAtgtttggtttgagcaccctggatggggtccCAGTCCCtttggctggactcgcaggccatgatacgccctgggggaagctctggcagaacccagggtagacgggactccccctagcttcggcaAAGGGGAGCCGAAACTACCCCAATCCCCTTCTGGGGGCGGGGATGGTGGGCCCACCCTAGCTTCGGTGAAGGGGGACCCACCCGCTCAAGCTGTCTGTGGGTGGTGCCTGGGACACTTGGCAACAGAGCCAATGCATTTGGGTAGGACatggaaggatgattcaatatcatctctcttttctttccatatcGCTTCtcgccttttggctaagatcaagtgtagtgcTAGACCTTTTGGCTAGGTACACCTCCTGTGAAGAAGCAAAAACACTTGGTCTTCTGGCTGGCAAGATCAAGGAGGAGTGTCTGTTCTTATGATCCTATGTGAAGAACGGAGAAGcacttggtcctctggactaggctggTCAGcagaagcttgatgaaagctggtTTGCTGTGCTCCTATGAGGGAGGCACCTGATTAGCTTTTGAGTCAGAGGCTATGCACATGCACCTTTGCCTAATTTCACTTCCTTTGCCCCGGCCATTAGGCgggccctgggggaagcttcggcagaacccagggtagacaggacagcaaagcaatcctattgggtttatttaatgtttaaattatgttttagtagacttaaggtttggagatccaaattacagaaagatcccttatccagaaaaccccaggtcccgagcattctggataacagatcctatacctttacagGACTTCTCTGCAGCTTGTGCCTCTGGATGATTTGCAAGTTAGAGTGCGGGATAAAGATTGCTGCGTGGCAGCCAGGCTCTCATAAATTCATTACTGGCAAACCCAGCCAGTGTTTTATTCTACCCAGGATACAAAATGCAGGACCGGGTGCAAAATGAATTTGGTGGTTTTGTTTCTTACAGTTTGCACCCTGCTCTGAATTTCAGATGTATgctcttttaaacattttaaaggctaaatggcttagtgcagggatccccaacctttcgaacctatgagcaacattcagaagaaaaaggagttggggagcaacactagcatgaaaattttcttggggtgccaaataagtgctgtgattggccacttggtagcccctatgtggtttgtcaacctagattgaggttctgattggcagtacacctggtttttatacaaccataacttgcttccaagccatgaattaaaaaataagctcctgctttgaggccactgggagcaacatccaatgggttggggagcaacatgttgctcacgagctactggttgggggtcactggctTAGTGGCTAAAAAATTGCTCCCAAATTGCAGTGAATGTTTGTGAGAAATCTGTTTTACAATTGACAGGTTTTTCTTCTCATTGTtcagatattaaaggggtagtcAGAGGTGTTTCTGGGGGTTGGCCTTGGTAACTGGCTGCTTTCTGCTGCCTGAGACAAGGTTCTccctttgcctcatggcaggagcggccctggggGAAGTATACCCTAAAAACATGTAATGgcttaaaaatttgtaaaataaaataaactccacgttttcttttttttctttttttttgccattataaagttCTAATTGAAAATTGGGTTGCTTTTCACTAAACTCACTCCAGTATAAACAGGGTAATCTATTCTTAAGGAGATAAGGAGCTCTGAATAAACAAACCCTAAACTGAAGCCTTTGTCATAAGGAGCATCTCATTATACAGAGGCATGTGGAGTGGTAATTAGTTTAAAGCTGATGGTAGACGGGCACTTCTAAAAATACCTTTCCTGCTGAATGAAAGAAAATCAGCATATGGAAAACAATGAACATGCCGTGCACTGGCATAATTGCACTAAAATGCAGAAGAAGATATTTTTTCACTATTATGCAGTGTTTTGCATGTAAAGTATGTGCTGTTGTTCATTTTATTTGTCCTGGCAACTTACCAGCAGTTTCAACATAGGTCTTGAAAAATGAAGGTCTATCCTCAGGACATGTTTTAGCCATATGATGTTTTTCTATGGCGTGCCGTTTCTGTGAGCTGTAAACCAAGCCAGAGAAGTTCATGCTATTCCTCTGCTACTGCAAACCTGTGATGTAGTAATTTTTTTCCTTAAGGTGGCAGGCAGCACAACACAAATGAAGGAATTGTGCACACATGGAATCATAAGCAAAACTAAAGAACTGCTTCTAAACTTTCTGCATCAATGTTGATGTGTAAAGGGATGGGTGCAGATGAAGTTTAGAAGCAGTTGTTGCCTTTACATTACTCAGGCTGTCTCCTCAATTGCAAATTTGCACACATCTGCAAGTTGTTTTGTCTAGAAGGAAACTGGAAAGTTTGCTGTAACTTTATCCCAAGTCAGAGTTGGATCACCTGCTGCTGCAAACTCACAACCAACTTCAAAAGCGCTAAATCGGAAGCAAGTTTTATTGTACTGAGCCAAGCAAATAGATTGGAATGGCTAAGCATACTCAAGGCCATTCTGATTGCACCTTAAATTGAAGGCCTAAGGGCCAGGGCAAACGGGCTCTGTTGCAACCTGAGAGAAGTGGATGTGTTCCGTGCCCCACAGATctgtttatctgcactgaaaagtgcaGGTTCTGCTTGCTTGCAGGCACACGCAGTGGAGGTCAGCCCAAAAGATGCCTGCTTTTGCATTTTTGGGATGACCTCCACTAAGGGTTGCCAccgtttcttgaaaaaaatacaggccttcctatatatttatcttttttccctattaataacattgggatcaatcataatttttaccggccaggccggtaaaatactggccagaagGCAACCATAACTCCGCTCCACTGGtgtgaggtgcagagcacagaaacCTGCTGCAGTACACTGAAGCTTAAaggcatggtgcaaagtgcaaaagatgGCTGattgcacttttttgtttttgcattggTTTGTAAATTACTCCTGTAGtctgtttgtaaataaataaCTGAGAACGGATAGACATAACATaagtaaaaactgtttaaaaggaGCTCGAGAAATATTTTGTTGATTGAGTGCTGATTCATATAGGGCTTACTTTAATTTGGAATGTGGTgtctgtattcatttttatttcaagccTATTTGTACACATTTTGTTGTGTACACAATTGAAATAACTAAAGATTATACGGGATCATTTGCCAGTGTTTTGGCTGGAACGCATCTGGTCCACACAGGGAGCAATTGCTGATCTACCATTGGTCAGTAGTGTCCTCTCCATTATGTACCTTATTAAAAGTCCAGCAGAAGGTGCAGAATACAGCACTGTCAGGTGCAAGGATGTCCTATACCTAATGTCTGCCATAGACAGGGTGCAAAATTAGTTGCAACACTTTGCTCTCTATCTTGAAGTACAAAGTAATGCATTGCAAAACACAAAAGTGGGAAATTATGCAAATTACAATAAACATAATGCTGTGTACATTTTGTACCTTACCTTACTATAAACTGGAGTAAGTTCACAAGGGAGACTGATATAATTTAGCGGGTCAATTACCCATTCTACCAAATATTTGGAGGCCACATTATATGGGATCCGTGCAGCTCATATCCATTCCTTTAAGACagcatttaattttttaacaGAATAATGCACTTATGTGCACATTGTACAAAAATGGCCTTTATTTCTCCTAATGTGCTGTATTTCATACAGCATTCTTTTTTGGAATATAAAGTTTCTTGCAGCTGCTGGGCTGAGTGGATGAATGCCTGTGTTTATGAGGCTGTGCGTTGGTGAATGTGTATGGAATAGGAGCAAACAAATCAGCTGGCTTATTGAAAGCAGACCATGGAAAGAGAAGTTCCTTGGGCATTTTGCCTTATTCTCAGTGTTTATAGCCTGTAGGATGTTTGTCCTATTCCCAAGTCCCATGATGCACTGCTCTGAAAGCATTAATACACAGCGCAAACATTGATGCTTTTGAAATAGACAATCGTAGAGGCCACTCAGTACAAAatgattgtatatttatattaacaaaaataaatgtacataaggCAAATAGCATGCTTGCTCTAAAAGGGGACCCCACAGTCAGGCACAGAAACATGCGTGTGTATATAATACAAAAGAGCCgcgaatatccttataaacagtgctaagTGGTCTCATGAGTTATTATAGGTTTTTAGTGATCGTGTCACACGACTCCCTGTTTAAACATAAAAATTGGGGATTTTTTATATGTccatgacttctaatatactaacattttaaaatagagGTTGCTTGCAGGCGGCGCTTGTTCAGCACTGGACTGGGGGACCGGGGCCCTCCAGATGGCCGCATCAGGTGCCCCCACAACTGCCTCCCTGCCCCACGCATTTTCCCCCTCCAATGGACCCCCCCTCctgtgggggggtggggggagtCAGGGAGAGGCACAGGGAGTGGGTCTGTGCCCAGCCCGATCCTGGGCCTGATTCACCTTTAGCCCAGCCCCTCTGACCTTTCCAGCCCTGTCTCAACCTTGTTTATGTGACTCAGAAATTGCGTGCTactttactttatataaatgataCCTGGTATGCCCAGCTCCCTCCATTGATGAGCATGccagtcatttttatttaaattatcctGTTGGTGCTTTGGGGTTGACATGGGTCACAAACTGCATCCATTGGGAAGTATGTAATGTCTTCTCTCTGTAAGGTGTTCTTTCTCTTGCTGTGAGGGGATAGCTATGGAAGGCTGGTATGGTGCATGTTCCTTCCATGTAAAAGCCAGTATTGTATAATAACTAGGTGTGAGACATCATACAAAGAAATATTGTCTATGAGAGTAGACCTTATATTACCCCAGTATAAATACCCATTTGTGTTTAGATGCACAGTAGTGTACTAAAACATTCGCTCTCTGGCAGAAACAATGTTAGCGCCCAGTCTTGCATATTGCTTTTCAGCTCTGGGCTGTTATCTGGAATGATTGGGACCTATGGGTTTTCTGAtaagtgtttttttccataatttgaatcaccatacctaaaaaaaaagtaaacattaaataaaccaaatccaCCTATATGTATAGGTACagctttattacattaaaaaaagagatcagaattaaaacaatttgcttaaaatgtgtgTATAATGGCTTGCCGCAACTTCATTTTTTCACAGGATACAGGAGTTGGAAAGTCAAGTATCGTTAGCAGATTTGTGCAAGATCATTTTGACCACAATATCAGTCCAACCATTGGGTAAGTCAGCTGCAAACCCACATGATTTCTTGTGTAGTTTTCTTGTGAAAGATTATGTACATTCATCTGTTCTGTCATGCCTCACAACTGACTCAAGGGTACTCAAGGAACTCTTAATCAAGGAATTATGGAAACCCAGGGGCAGGCAGTCTACAATACACTCTGCATCCACATTTGCAGATTACTCATACAGTCCTGAATCAGATCATTCTAACAACTGAGCTCAATGTGTCAAGTGGGCTGTTGTACAGTAATAGGGTAGGCATAGAAAGTGTAAAAAGTTTCTCTACCTTGTGGTAAAACTATATTCATGAGTTTAGGGGTGAAGGGCAAATGAGAATCCCCTTAGATATCAGAGTTTCCCTAAACCAGTGAACTAATTATAATAAAGATGATCAGGCTTAATTACCAACCCTGTGCAAATtttacctgggcagtaacttatGGTAACCAATTAAATTCTTGCTTCCATTCTTCTCTCTGCAGTCAGAATAaagttaattggttgctatgggttactcccCATGTGCAAATATACCTATTGTTTGCAAAGGAGCATCATTCTCATTTAGGAAATGACTGTAAGGGTGGTGGAAgatgggaagattagtcgcccatcgatgTTTCCTCACAAGGAGATTTCAGGTGACTTTGACaatatgaaggggcagatttactaaagggcgaagtggcaaacaattcaccagcgttaccacccgcagggacactggcaatttactaaagggtgcaggtgccaattcgctagcgataGAGATAAGGGTCGGACTGGATCCtagggggcccactggggctgcaaaacaagggtcctcctggcagtccccgggaCCCCCTCCAACCAGTAATCCTGTCAGCACCGGCACGCTCAAGTGTTAACGTGCGTCTCGCATGCGCAGAAGACGTGTCGCACCAACCCCGCCACAACTACATTTTTTGGTGGCAGCCAATGGAGCAGGCCTGGGGCGGCACtggcgctagcgctcattcgcactctggcgaatggatgttactccacaaattcactaaaatgcagattttattgaacgttacctctttcgctagccttgcctttgccagctcagaccaggcaaagtgcactggagtgcataaatcttcctcaatcgtctgttacttacatcattttCTGTGAGCatcaagttcaaaaaacgctggtgtctttttcttttttcctgcaaaagtccgaaatttttttgggtaaccagtttctaccatacattttctaacatatggaacattaactataagtgggctcatgtgtagggcattataacaactctattgtctttattgaggtcccctggacatgtgtaattaacagtggaaatgtaatgtaacaTATAACATCAGGAcatccatttaactttaaatttcccaccgtatgcaaattgacctgagcgcaagacctctagcgaagttCCTCTAGGCACAAAtgttcgctttgaattgctcgcattgccgaagtaccgctagcgaaaagtcgccagcgttcggtgaccacgatgaaactctgcattttagcgttgtctgagtggatttttgcctgacgaagtgtagcgatgggtgcaaaaTGGTTGCTGGATGACTTTTtgccagttagtgaatctgccccgaaGCATTTtatatgccatcccaccagtgattcgtattcttgccggcgggagggcatttagggagattagtcacccaaagtagagaagatttgtcgctgggggactaatctccccatctgccaccacacTAAGCATTGATATTTGCCACCTTGTTGATTGTAACCCTTAAAACAGTATATTTTCTCTGAATAAAACAAGATTCTTTTTCACTCACATAGGGCTTCGTTTATGACTAAGACTGTTCCTTCTGGGAATGAGCTACATAAATTTTTGATTTGGGATACTGCTGGTCAAGAGCGTGTAAGTATTTGAACGTTTGTAATGGAAATTAATTTCACTGTAAACTCAGGTTAGCTGTAGGCACTATTAACCTATTTTCTTACATGTAGCTTTATGGTATGAGTACTTAAAGTTCTATTTTGCGCCGTCacacatgagtagtgatgggtgaatctgacccgttttgccaaaaatttgggaaactgaaaaattcacaaaatgacttgaagtctatgggtgacaactATTTCTTGTACACATGCCGATTatgtttttgatgcacaacaagtttttttttgagatGAGAGTCGTTGGAGTCAATCTGCATCATTTTCGCTGCGAAACTTAGCAAaaatattcgctcatcactacacatGAGAAAAGATACTCAGCTTAAAGTGGCAGTATACAATATACCTTCATACACATTTGCTCAGCACAAGCAAGAATAAATAggaagtatttgaaaaaagtaatGTGCGTTTAAAAAATATTCTGCCATTAGAAAGCATGTAAAATTAGGAGGCTGTCTGTAATGTGGAGCATAAGTCTAAATAGAATTGTTTGCCATAAAAACAGATTTGTGATAGCTTAGGTTGCATCAAGATACTCtattattattttagagaaaaagaaaattagaattagaaaataattatttgcttagaatAGTCCTGGTTTTGCCAACACatattttgaagctttctggataatttcaCTGCTTGTTGACAGATACTGCCTGGAACAGGCATACCACTGAATAGAGGGATACTGGAGGGAGGATTTTATCATGTTATGGCTTTGTCACCCATGTTTAAATCTTTGTGTGGCTTTACTTTATTGCCAGAGGGAAAGCATTTCTGAGAGATTTGCTGATCGCAGTAGCACAGATTTAAGACTGGGCAataaatctccccatctgccatgGCCTTGAAGGACCAGAGGATAAAGTGAGACAATGATGTCCAAAGCTAGGCTTTAGCTTAGAACAGCTGTTTGTAAAAGGTGTAGAgagaaaatatctgaaaaatatatCGTGTATATTATATTGCTTACTGCAGTTTTAATAGAGCATAGTGTATCATCCtgttgtatatttaaaatatattattagccACCAAGAATTTTCATGGCCACATAAAGGCACACTGCCATAGGCAAACAGATGTGCATTTCAGGAAATACAAACAAGTATACAAAAGTGATATGTAAGCCCAATCTTCAATATTTTACAGACTGAACCAGGTTCCTTTGCAGAATTTTCCTTTACTTTGCACCATCTGATCTTCCTGTTATTCAGTGAAATTAGGCTCTGTATACTTTGTACTTGAAGTTGAATTTCTATATAATTTTACCCTGACAATTACATATAGTACTGCCACCACAAAATGAATTAAAGATTGCTTTAATTTGCTTAATTTTACTGTGATTcttgttctttatatattttaaccagtaatatattattttagtttCACTCCCTGGCACCAATGTACTATAGGGGCTCTGCTGCTGCAGTCATCGTATATGACATCACAAAGCAGGTAGGttaatgaatatattatatacagtatggcatTAACACTTTACAATATAACATAGGCAgaggatatatacatatatatatatatatatatatatatatatatatatatatatatatatataatatcaaaacaggggggttgtgggagcactctaaaggctttaaagtatatatataagtataataaatgctattgcatatgtacccaaaacaggggttattttgttacaaagttatgatcataaaattgataagccaccataccacgtcaaggtaaaccccgaatggcgttcaacggacattgattacaggtaatgctaaaatgcacataaaatataaaacaagttagggaccgccattcggggtttaccttgacgtggtatggtggcttatcaattttatgatcataactttgtaacaaaataacccctgttttgggtacatatgcaatagcatttattatacttatatatatactttaaagcctttagagtgctcccacaacccccctgttttgatattgtatatatatatatatatatactgtatatatatttataatatatatatatataaaaagacatGAGGTCCTCTGTACTtaaaccattatcaatatgttaaggaaactgagacattttgtgctttaagctacttaaaaatgccttaccctttaaacaaaacaggaattgtttgtccatatatttcaatatattcaagctggccaactatgtcaaagtcatccctggtctggccagtcctacactcacttttatCTTATTCACAAAGTATTGAATCAGGTTTTAAATGCCTGCATTGACGGGACCACCTTTGCCCActgtttgcatatgtaaaaagAAGTATTTGAAAATGACATGTGGTGGTAAGTATGGTGGAAATATTTTATCTTCCTTATTATGTTGAAAAACAGGATACCTTTCATACACTGAAGAAATGGGTAAAAGAATTAAAGGAACATGGACCAGAGAATATTGTTATGGCCATCGCTGGAAACAAATGTGACCTGTCTGACACTAGGTAATTAAATCAatgaatttttcttttgtttcagtTACAATGTGGACAACATAATTTTCCATGCAGTGCATTGTACAGACATAAAAAGCAAGGTCATAATAACAGTATCATGTTTGatttattttgtgtataaatatCAATGCTTAGTCAATCTGCTGTGGTATAAATGCTACATTaattaaaaagataaagaaagGAGCAAAAGAAGAGCAGGGAATGTACAGAAGGGAAAATGAGTGGACGTTAGTGTGTGGTGTAGGACCACAAGGCAAATGTGCACTAGTTAAGAATATCAGGAGTAGGAATAATTTAGTTAAAACATACAGGACTTGCAGTGAGGGCAGGAGAGAAgttccgggcagtgtcattctgtggccactaaagcaaataacgtACTGTCTTGCAAAACAAacggcattaactcaagggatgaaaacatatttttgcctttttagaggtccctggtaaggcctcacctgaaGTATGCAGTACAATTTTgggctttttacccataaagaggatcactgcaccagaggccaccccttcagactagaagaaaataactttcatttgaagcaactcaggtggttctttacagtgaggacagtgatgttgtggaatgcactgcccggTGATGTTGTGACAATGCTTTTAAGAGTTTTAAGAGTGgcctggatgatttcttggacgagcataatatccaaggctattgtgaatCTAAAATGTATAGTTAGTatatgagtatacagtatatagtttatgtgagaatatggaggggtcagtgtgtgtaaagatgctgaacttgatggaccttttttcaacccgatttaactatgtaactatgtaaattgcTTGTATTGCACGCttatagggcattacagcaacatttcaggccttgCTTGGCCCTTAATTGACTGCTGACACAGTTTGCCCAAATAGGCAGCAAATGGTTTTGCACAAACTGACTTCCTGTGTTTGTCATCAGTTCAATTTGAGGTTTCAACAGAAACATGTCTGTAATGAGATGCACCATTCATAAATGCTTGCAGGCCTCAAATACCATGGAGAAAGTACTGATACCAAGCACAA is a window from the Xenopus laevis strain J_2021 chromosome 6L, Xenopus_laevis_v10.1, whole genome shotgun sequence genome containing:
- the LOC108719196 gene encoding ras-related protein Rab-31-like; amino-acid sequence: MAIRELKVCLLGDTGVGKSSIVSRFVQDHFDHNISPTIGASFMTKTVPSGNELHKFLIWDTAGQERFHSLAPMYYRGSAAAVIVYDITKQDTFHTLKKWVKELKEHGPENIVMAIAGNKCDLSDTREVTLKDAREYAESIGAIVAETSAKNAINVEELFQGISRRIPPLDPHENGSNGAMKLGRQSLQSTTRCC